The following proteins are co-located in the Vigna angularis cultivar LongXiaoDou No.4 chromosome 2, ASM1680809v1, whole genome shotgun sequence genome:
- the LOC108347074 gene encoding uncharacterized protein LOC108347074 isoform X1 — protein MESTGRVPLSDVVADCAKRWFKDTLKEAKAGDINMQVLVGQMYYHGYGIPKDGQKADVISLGMKGRLWLTKASRARSSVWRVGRKPPGYNASDSESDDLENDS, from the exons ATGGAGAGCACGGGGCGTGTACCACTGTCGGATGTAGTGGCAGATTGTGCGAAGCGGTGGTTCAAGGACACTCTCAAGGAGGCTAAGGCAGGTGATATAAACATGCAGGTCTTGGTGGGTCAGATGTACTATCATGGCTATGGTATTCCCAAAGATGGTCAGAAG GCTGATGTTATTAGTTTGGGAATGAAGGGAAGACTTTGGCTGACTAAAGCCTCGAGGGCCAGATCTTCAGTCTGGAGAGTTGGCCGTAAACCTCCAG GTTATAATGCAAGTGATTCGGAGTCTGACGATTTGGAAAATGATTCTTGA
- the LOC108347074 gene encoding uncharacterized protein LOC108347074 isoform X2, with protein sequence MESTGRVPLSDVVADCAKRWFKDTLKEAKAGDINMQVLVGQMYYHGYGIPKDGQKGRLWLTKASRARSSVWRVGRKPPGYNASDSESDDLENDS encoded by the exons ATGGAGAGCACGGGGCGTGTACCACTGTCGGATGTAGTGGCAGATTGTGCGAAGCGGTGGTTCAAGGACACTCTCAAGGAGGCTAAGGCAGGTGATATAAACATGCAGGTCTTGGTGGGTCAGATGTACTATCATGGCTATGGTATTCCCAAAGATGGTCAGAAG GGAAGACTTTGGCTGACTAAAGCCTCGAGGGCCAGATCTTCAGTCTGGAGAGTTGGCCGTAAACCTCCAG GTTATAATGCAAGTGATTCGGAGTCTGACGATTTGGAAAATGATTCTTGA